In the genome of Thiomicrospira aerophila AL3, one region contains:
- the ftsL gene encoding cell division protein FtsL — protein MGGLFTLILVVILGLAMMAKVLLQHQIRELEAQYYSELVYHAQLKEQWGQMVLESAHLTAPLLVEQQARTDLKMQRPQHIRYLVLTEEPNR, from the coding sequence ATGGGTGGGCTTTTTACTTTGATTTTGGTGGTTATATTGGGCTTGGCGATGATGGCTAAAGTATTGCTGCAACATCAAATCAGGGAGCTTGAGGCCCAGTATTACAGCGAACTAGTCTATCATGCTCAATTAAAAGAGCAGTGGGGCCAAATGGTTTTAGAGTCAGCACATTTAACCGCCCCGTTGTTGGTGGAGCAGCAGGCAAGAACTGATCTAAAAATGCAGCGTCCGCAACACATTCGTTATCTCGTTTTAACCGAAGAACCTAACCGATGA